The Urbifossiella limnaea nucleotide sequence GAGAGCCTGGACGAGGGAGTGCGCTTCGGGTGGTAGAATCATGGCGGCCGTCCGCGGGCGAGGGCCAGGAGAGCTTCAGCAACCCTCATGGTAACTCGCCGCGGGCGGCCGCGCAGAATCGGCACCAGTCGAGCTAAGCGCCCACATGTCGTGCGCGTGCTCGGCTGGCCGCTCCGACAGCGCCAGCACGTCCGGCGTCAACTCGACGGCCGAGGTGTCGAGTGGCCGCGGGGTGTACGTCAATCGCCGGCCGTGGGTCGGAGGAACGGACTGAGCGGGGGCAACCGGCCGTGCAAGTCGGCGGGGACCGGCTGGCCGAGGAGCCCGTGCGCCTGGGTAACGCGGCGGAGCTGGCCGCCCATGCTCTGCGGGTGGTGCGGCTGGGCGTCCGGGTGGCTGGCGGCGACGTGGTAGTGGGCGACAGCGTCGTCCCACCGGCCGAGGATCGCCGCCGCCTCGCCGCGCGTCGCCAGGTGCCAGATGTGGTCGTCGGCCTGCCGCCGCGCCCGCGCCAGGTCCGGGGCGAGGAGCGCCTCGGCGCGCTGCCGGGCCTCGGCCGCGAGCGCCTCCGACGCGGGGAGCCGCCCCCGCGCCAGCGCCAGGGCGGCGCGGACGAACACCAGGAACGCGACGTTCACCGCCGGGTACCCCGACCCGGGTGGCTCGCACGCCCGGCGGTACCGGCCGGCGGCCGTCGCGTACTGCTCGTCGGCCAGCTCGAACGCGAGGTTGCGGCCCGGGTCGCCGGCCGGCCGCGACAGCCCGTCGTCCAGGTGAATGTGCCCGCGGTCCTTCGGCAGCCGGGCCCACAGGCAGTACGTGTCTTCGTCGAGCCGGCCGCCGAACCGCCGGTCCACGTCCGCCAGTAGGTCCTCGGCGTCGGCGGGTCGGCCGCGGCGGATGAGGTTGAAAGCCCGCTCGAACCACAGGTGCAGCGCCGTCGGGTAGCGGTCGGGGGCGGTGATCGCGGCCAGCAGATCCCCGGCCGCGTCGAGGTCGGCGGGGTCGGAGCCCCGGTTCCACTGCCGGGCCACCCTGAGGAGGTGATGGTGGCTCGGGTACCGCCGCCCCAGCAGCTCGACGACGCGGTCGGTCATGCGACGCCTCCCGGCCGCGTCCGCTCGTACTGGACGGCCGCCACCCCGGCCGACACCAACGCCGCGGCCCGCTCCCGCGGTGTCTGGTTTTCGAACCCGACGGTCGTCAGCCCGTAGCACGTCAGGAGGTAGTCATACTCCTTCAGCCACTCGTGGACGCGGTTCGGGCGCAGGCCGAGGTGCGTCGCGGCGTGGCGGCGGATGGCCAGGACGACGGCCGCCAGCCGGTCCCACCCGATCCGCGTCGCGTCCGACGAGACCGCGTCGATCCACACGCCGGACTCGTGCGCGTCGCGGGTGGCGGCGGCCAGCCGGGTCTCGAAGGCCTCGACGACGGCGGCGAACTCGGCGAGGGTGCCGGTCGGGTGGAGCGCGGCGGCGGCACGGACCTTCAGCTCGGTCTCCAGCTTGACGAAGTCCCACCCGACGAGGTTGTCGCACGACGCGTGTTCGTAGTCGAACAGCGCGGGCGAGCCGGCCTGGTTGTCTTCCACGCCGACGAGCACGTTCCGCCCGTGCAGGTCGCCGTGGGCGCGGCCTCGGAGGGTGCGCGGCAGAATCTGGTCCGGCGACTCTCCGTCGGCGACCTCGGCCTCCAGGAACTTGGCGTAATCAACCGGGTCGAGGTACCGATCGCATTCGGGCGGGAACGCGGCCCCGACCTGCTGTCGAACCTCAACCGCGTCGGCCGCCGACTCCCACCGGGCGAGTGCGTCGCTGAGCCGCCGCCGCGGGCCGCCTCGGAGCGGGTTCAGCGCCACGCCGGCGGCGTCCGGGTCGGCCGGTCGCGTCGCCGTATAGAGCACCCGGCCGAGCTGCGCGAATAACTGGTCGAGCGACTGGAGGACTGAGCGCAGGTCGGGCGAGCCGAGCCGCACCGCCCGCAGCACGGCGACCTCCAGCGTGATGACTTCGTCCACGCCGATGTGCGGCCCCGCGTCCTGGTACGCGAGCGCGGCGAGCTGCGTCGGCGTGTTCGCGTGGAAGCGGGGTTCGAGCGCCATGAACACGGCGTCGGCACGGAACCCGACCGGCCGGCACGCCGCCCACGCCCCGAGTTCCTGGGCCAGCCGATCGTGCGCGGCGAGCTTCACGATGTAGGTGCCCGGCTCGCGGTCGTCGCGCACGTCCACCCGGAGGATGACCTCGCCGGGCCGCGGGCGGAACCCGGCGTACACGTCGAGCGCCAGCACGGCCGTCGCATTCGGGAAGGCGGCGGCGATGCGGCCGTCGTAGTCGGCGAGGGTGTGGGCGAGGCCGGCGGCTGAGCCCTCGGCGCGGATCAGGTGGTCCTGAAGCCGGCGCTCGGCGCGGTGGGTCCACACGACAGTCGGCACGGTCGAACCTCGGAAGTCGCGGGGCCGGTCGGGGATGACCCCGGCGAGCCGGAAGACGGTTTCCACCTGGGCCGAGACGGGCCGGCCATCGGCCGCCGCCCCGCGGAGGATTTCCGGCAGCGTCAGCCACCGGTTCGCCGGGTCGGCGGCGACCGCCGCCGCGGCCCGCGTGGTTAGCAACTCGGTGTCGTACAGCTCGACGCGGTAGAGTGTCTCGACCCCGGCCGAGCCGGACTGCGCCCGGTACTCGCAGGTCGGGGCCACCGGCGCGGCGGCGACGCGGAAGTCGGTTCCGGCGGCGAGGCCGAGTTCCTCCTCGACCTCGCGGACGCAACATTCGCGGATCGATTCGCCGCCCTCGACGTGCCCGCCGACGAGCGCCAGTCGCTGCCAGGTGTCGCTCCACTGCGCCAGGTACTCGGCAGGTCGGCCGCGGCGGATGAGGGCGAGGCCGGCAACAGAAGTTCGCACGTGCGCCCTCGTTCACATGCCGACGGCGCGGCGGACGTCAGCCAGCGACATCACCGCGAGGACGTGGCGGGCCGTCTCCGAGACGGGCTCGTGGTCGGTGAACTCGGCGGGCGTGAGCCACACCGCGACGTGCCCCGGGAGCGGCCGCGGCTCGGCCCCGACGCGGCTGGCGAACAGGTGATAGCGGTAGCGTTTCCACTCACCGTCGCGGCCGCTCTGCTGGTACGGCGGCACCTCCGCGTGGAGCTTCACCAGCGCCGCCGCGTCGACCGGCCGGCCGAACACCTCGGCGGCCGCCCGCGCCGCGGCCCGCGCCGGGCTCTCGGCGGTCGGGGCCGCCCCTGGCGACGCCGGCGGGAGGACGGCGACCTTGCTCATCGGCAGGGTAAAGCTCCCCCAGTCTGGATTGAAGTCGGCTAGCAGCCGCTCCCCGCGGGGGTCAGCGATGAGGACGACGGCGACGTCTACGACCGGGAACGGCTCGGCCACGGGGCACCTCCAACGGGTTGGTGTCGGTCTCGGTCGATGATACCCGCGCCGCTGGCCGATCGAAGCTGAAAACACGATGATTGCCCCGCCGGCAGCGTAATCCCAACTGTCGGGCAAGAACCGGAGTCGGCCCGTGGCGGCGACGAAGAATGTGCTCAGCCCCGAGCTGTGCCGCACGTTCGTGGCCCTAGTCCGTCACGAAGGGTCGGTCACGGCCGCGGCGCGGGAGCTCGGGTTGAACGAGGCGAGCGTGTCGAAGCGTCTGCGCCCGCTGGCCCGCGGCTGCCCACCCGCGGTGCCGCGGCCGTGGCTGGCGAAACGCGGCAAGCGGTTCGTGACGACCGACGAGGGGCGGCGGATGCTCACCGCCGCGACCGAGGCCGCCGCCGGGTGGGACCGGTTTGCGGCCCTCGCCGCCGCCGACCGCGAGCCGGCGGTGACCGTCGCGTGCGGCCACGAGGCGGCGGGCGGGATCGTGCTCGCCGCCGCCGCCCGGTTCCGCCGCGAACACCCGGCGGCTGCAGTGCGCGTGGTCGTCGCGCGCGGCCGCGCCCGGGTCGAGGGCGTGGCCGTGGGCCGGTTCGACCTGGCGCTCGTGACCGACACCCCCGCCGCCGTGCGCGAGGTCGCCCGCCGGCCGGTATTGGTCGAGGCGCTGGCGGAAGACGAACTCGTCGCCGCGTGCGCGATCCGCTCCGACTGGGCCGCCGCTTTCGCCGACGCCGCGCGACCCGTCACCGCCGTCGAAGCGGTCGGCTGGACGCTCGTGCTTCCTGAGGGCGACTCGGCCGTGCGCCGCCGTTGGGACGAACTCGTCCGCCGCCGCGTCCCGACGGCGGCGCCTCGTGTGGCGGTGGAGGCCGGCGGGTGGCGCGTCCTGGCCGGGTACGTCGCCGCGGGCTTCGGCGTCGGGCTCCTCCCCCGGTCGGTCGCAGCCGGGCTCGGGGTGAGGGTGAGGGTGAGGGCGTTGGCGGCCGACCTGCGGCCGTCGAACCGGGTGTACGTCGTGCGGCTGGCGGACGCCGGCGAGCGGGCGGAACTCATCGACGCCTTCCGGGCGGCACTGGGGGGCGCGGCGGGGCCGGACTGACGGTGCCCGTTGGTTGACGTATCGCAGCGTGTCAGGCAACGAGGCGGAAACTCGCGTCAGCCGGCCGGCGGGTCGTGTACGATCAGTGGCGTGCGTCTCTCCCCGCACTCCCGGGAGTGAACCCGTGCCCGACTCACCCGCGCCCGACGACGCCCTCCTGCCGGCCGACGATCTCCCGCCCGAGCCGGCGCTGTCGGACGAGGACCGCGCCGCCGCCCTGCTGCTGGAAGGCGAGGTGCCGAGTCCCCCGCGCCCCGCCCCGGAGGCGGAACCGGAGCCGGAGGCCGACACCGGGGTGCCAGCCGAGGCGATGTTCCCCATCATCCGGGTCCGGGAGATCGGCGGCCGGTATCGCGCGCTGCGGCTCGACGCCGACGGGGTGACCCTCACCGCGGCCGAGGCCCCGCCGGCCGAGCCGGACGACGACCCGGCCGGTCGGCGGCCGACCGTCACCTTCCGCGCGGGGTGGGACGAGATCGCCGCCGCCGAGGTCACGCCCGAGGCCTCGGGCCAGGCCCGCGTCCGGTTCCGCCGAGGGGCGCAGGAACACGACTCGACCGTCCCGGTCGCCCAGTGCCGTAACGTCCTCCTCGCCCTGGCCGGGAAGCTGCCCGACCGGTCCCGCTCGACGGTGGTCCCGCCCGACGAACAGCCGGCCCCGCCGAAGCCGCCCCGACGGGGGCGGGCCGGGCGGAAGCCCTACCGGTCCCGGGTGCTCGGGGCGGTGCTGAAACTCATAGGGCTGTGCGTCCTCGGCGGGATGTTCGCCTTCGTGATGAGTGATGCGTGGGACCGGCTCTGGGCGAGCAGCAAGTTCCTGTGCTTCTTCCTCCCCCCCTTCGCATACGGGGTCGGGGCAGTCCTCATCTACCGAGGGTATCAACTCGGCGCCCGCACGTTCGACCCGGGCAAGCACCCCGACGACCGGCCCCCGATCCTCTACCTGCGCGGGTTCGACACCGACGGCCGGCGGACGCTCCAGCCGGAAACCTTTCTCGCCCGGGTCCACGGGGTGAAGCCGGTGTGGCGGCACAAGGAGAACCGCAAGGGGTGGTGGAATCGAGACATGACCGAACTGGTGAAGGACCTCACCCAGTCGGGCTACCTCCATCCCCTCCGGCTTCTGCGGATGCTGCTGAACGCCGGGGCCGACACCGTGGCGGAAGTGTTCGCCATCGGGTTCCGGCGGCTCGGCCCGCTTGTGGCGATCGGGCGCCCCGGCGACGCCCTGGCCACCCCCGGGCCGGACCAGATGTACGTCCCGGACGAGAAGTGGCAGCAGGTGGTTCTCGACTACCTCGGCCGCAGCCAGGCGGTCATCCTGATGCCGTCGAATAGCCCCGGCGTGCAGTGGGAGATCGACCAGGTGTTCGCCCGGGTGCCGCGGCACCGGGTGCTGCTGGACATGCGCGAATTCCGGGGCGACCCGAACGGCTACGAGCAGTTCCGCGCCCGGGTCGCCGGCCGCGGCGTCCGCCTGCCGGAAATCATCCCAGTCTGGGATCGGCACGGGTTCGTCTACTTCGAGCCGGACGGCACGCCCCGGGTACAGGCGTTATGCCTGAAGTCGCCGGTGCTGTGGCCGCTGACCGGGAACGCGGTCGATACGCGGCGGACGTTCGGCAGCTACATCCAGGGCTTGGCCGGGGGCGACCGGCCCCCCCCGGCCCGGCCGCGCGCGTACCCCGGGCACACGGCCGCTTCCCTCGTCGTCACGACCGTGATGGCCCTTTTCCCGCTCGCCGTCCTGAACGCCAACACGGTCTACGCCGACATGGCCTGGCGGTACGCAAGCGCCGGCGTCAGCGGGACACCGCTCGCGCGGGTGGTGCCCGAAGACGACCCGACCGGGCCGGCGGCCCGTGCGTACACAGGGACGCGAATGCCGTACGAGTTCCGCCTCGGCCCCGCCTGGGTTCCGAAGACGACCTCCGCCGGTACGAACGCCGTCGAGTACCTGTTCAGCTACTGGGACGGTCTGGCCGAAATCGCCATCAACGTAGTCGAGACACCGTTCCCCAACGACGCGGCGGTGGTGAGCTACTACCGGACGGTGGTCGAGGAGACCGCGCGGCGGCAGCGCCCTGGAATGAACGCAGTCGTGACGCACACGGACCCGATCACGGTACGGGAGAATGGGGCGGTATGGCTCGCAGTCGAGTTCACCATCACGGGCGGTGGGGGGACGGGGTACAACCACGTGCGGGCTTGGCGGACCCCGCACGCCACCCTGTTCGCTGAAGTCGCCGTACCGTCCGGCGGGACGTACAAGACGTTCGCCGACCGGTTCTTCTCGACCCTACGGGTGACCGGCCCGGCTCCAACCCCGGTCGTCATCCCGCCACCCACCCTGCCGCCAACCCCGATCGGGAATCCGCCGGCGTGGGAGCCGAAGCTTGTCGTAAACCCGCCGCCGCCCACGCCCGTCGCGTCCGACCCGGTGGCCGAGGTGCTCGCCGCCGCCAACGCCGGCCGGCCGGCCAAGTACGACGGCAAGGCGATGGGGTACACCCTCACCCTACCCGGCGTGTGGCGGGCCGAGCCCATTCCCGCGGCGGTGGAGCAGAACGTCCGCCGGGCGGCCGGCGACGCCAAGGTGCAGGTCCATGCCCTCGACCATCATTTCCTCCTGCGAGACAGTTCATTCGGCGCGCTCGGTACGGAGGTCATCGAAGGCGAGTTCGATCACGCCGACCTGCCGGGCGTGGTCGCAGAACAGGAGCGAATCCAGCGCGAACTCCTCCGAGCCGCGGTCGGGGTCACGGGTCCCGCGCTGGAACTCCGGGTCGTCGGCAGTCGCACCTTCACCGCCGGCAGCCGCGATTGGAGCGAGTACGAATTCCGCGTGACCGCACCCGGGCGGAACGAAGGATTCACCCTGCTCAACCGGATCACGACGTACCGCGGGAAGACTCTGATCGTGACCGGCCGCGTGCAGCACTTCGACCCGCGGGTCCGCCGGCTCGTCGTCGAGGCGCTGGACGCGGTCACGATCACCCGCACCCCGCCGCCCGGGGCCGACCTGCCGTGGGCGGGGAAGACCGTCATCCCGACCCGCTTCGACGTCCTCGCCCGGCCGCGGCCCCCGATTCCCGGGAAGGCCGCCGAGCCGCTTCGAGACGGCTCGTACACCGTTCTCGCCGACGACGGCGGCCGGCTGAAGGTCCGCGACGGCGGCCGCGACGTGTGGTTCGACAAGGACGACGCCGTGCCCCTCGAACACGCCGTCGGGTACTTCACCGACCGCCTCGCCGCCGACCCGAAGTCCGCGCCCGCCCGGTTCGGCCGGGCCGTCGCCCGCGACCTCCGCGGCGAACCCGAGGCCGCCATCGACGACTACGGCGGGGTGATCGAGCTCGACCCGAACAACGCCGGCGCCTACGGCAACCGCGGCGACCTGCGGCGGCGGCTCAGGCGGTTCGCCCCCGCGGCCGAGGACTACACCGCCGCCATCCGCCTCGCCCCGACCGACGCCGCCAACCACGACTTCCGAGGCCTCTGCTACCTCGAGCTGCGCGACTACCCGAAGGCCGCCGCCGACTACACCGAAGCCATCCGGCTCGGCCGGCGGTTGCCGCACGTCGTCAACAACCGCGGCCTCGCCCGGGAGCAACTCGGCGACCTGCCGGCCGCGGCCGCGGACCTCGCCGAAGCCGTCCGCCTCGACCCCGGGTTCGTCAACGCCTGGCGGTCCCTCGGGCGGGTCAACGCCGCCCGCGGGTTGGCCGCCGACGCGGTCGCCAACTACTCCGAAGCCATCCGCCTCGACGCCGGTCATGCCGACACCTTCTACCGCCGGTCCGCCCTCCACCGCGGCCGCCGCGACTTCGGCCTCGCCGCCGCCGACCTGTCCGCCGCCCTCCGCATCGCCCCGGACCTCGCCCCCGCCCTCCGCGACAAGGCCTGGCTCCTCGCCACCTGCCCCGACCCCGCCGTCCGCGACGGCAAGGCCGCCGTCGCCGCCGCCCTCAAACTCGTCGGCGCCGGCAAGCGGCCGGGCGACCTCGCCGTCCTCGCCGCGGCGCACGCCGAGGCCGCCGACTTCCCCGCCGCCGTCCGCGCCCAGCGGCAGGCGCTCGCCGACCGGGAGTACGCCGCCGCTGCCGGCAAAGCGGGCGCCGATCGCCTCGCCTTGTACGAAGACGGGAAGGCGTACCGCGAGCCGTGAGCCGCACCGGAGGCGACCCGTGCCCACCCCCGACGACCTGGCGCCCGGCCCAGGGCCGGTCCTCGATCAGTTCGCCGCCGCCCACCCGGACCGCCACCCGGCCGCGTGGGACGCCGACCCGCACGGGCCGCGGCTGTACCGGGCGTTCGCGGCGCGGCTCATCGCCCGTGGCCACCCCGCCCAGGGGCTCAGCCTGGCCCGCCGCGGGGTCGCGGCCTACCCCGGTGACGCCGAGCTCCGCTACCTCGTCGCCCTCGGGTTCGCTCGCGGCGGGAATGCCGGGTCGGCCGAGCACGCCCTCGGGCCGCTGCTGCGCGAGCGCCTCGCCGGCCCGACCGGCCTCGACCGCCTGACCGCCGACGTGATCGCCCTTCGCGGCCGGCTCCTGAAGGACCGCTTCCGCCGCGAACCCGACGCGGCGGCGCGCGCGGCGCTGGCGGCCGGTAGCGCCGACTGGTATGAGACCGCCGCCGCCCACGCCCCCGACGCGACCTACCCGCTGGTGAACGCCGCGACCATGCGCCTCCTCGCCGGCGACGCCGCCGGGGCGCGCCGCCACGCCGACGCCGTGCTGGCCGCCGTCCGCCCCGCCGCCGACGACTACTGGGCGCACGCGACGGCCGGCGAGGCGGAACTGGTTGCCGGCCGCCCGGAGCCGGCTGCGTCGCACTTCGAGACCGCCGTCGGCCGGATGCTCGCCGCCGAGGACTACGGCTCGCTGGCGGCGCTGATCGGCAACCTGCGGCTGCTCGCGGCGGCCGGCGTCGGCGGCGACCTCGCCTGGGTTCACGCCCGGCTCGGCAACGTCGTCGTCTACTCCGGCCACCGCATTGACCCGCCCGGCGCCCCGGCCCGCTTCCCGGACGACCCCGCGCTCGTCGAGCGCGTCCGTGCGGCGGTCCGCGCGGCGCTCGACGCGGCGAACGCGCGGTTCGCGTTCGGGTCGCTCGCCGGCGGGGCCGACGTGCTGTTCGCGGAAGAACTCCTCGCCCGCGGGGCCGACCTGCAGGTCGTGCTGCCGTGCGCCGCCGACGACTTCCGCCGCACGAGCGTGGACTACGGGCGGCCCGAGCTGCGGCACTGGGCCGACCGCGCGGCCGCGGTCCTCGGCCGGCTGCGGCCGGACCAGGTCCACCACGCGACGGAGGAGCCGTACCTCGGGTCCGACCAGCTGTTCGCGTACACGAACGAGGTGATTCAGGGGATGGCCGTCGTCCGGGCGGCGCAGTTCGGGTTCCCGCCCGAGGCGGTCGTGCTCCTCGACCCGGCCGCGCCGGCGGCGCCCGGCGGGGCGCGGCACTTCCGCGAGCAGTGGACGGCGGCCGGGCGGCCGTGCCGGACGATCGACCTGGCGGCGGTCCGCGGGTACGCGGCGGCGGCGGCGCACCCGGGCTGGTCGGCCGGCGGGTGGGAGCCGCCGGCGGCCACGCTGCCCCGACCGATCCGGGCGATGCTGTTCGCCGACGTGGCCGCCTTCAGCCGGATGCGCGAGGAGTTCGCGCCGGCGTTCTTCACCCGGTTCTCGGACCTGCTGGCCGGCGCGCTGGCGACCGCCGGCCCGGCGGCGCTGATGGCCAACACGTGGGGCGACGGGTTCTTCGCCGTGTTCCCGGGGGCGGTGGAGGCGGCGGAGTTCGCGACCGGCCTCCTCGCCCGGTTCGAGGCGGCGGCGGCCGACTGGCAGGCGGTCGGCTTCCCGGACCCGAACCCGCTGCGGGTCGGGCTGCACGTCGGGCCGGTGTTCGAGCGGGCGGACGACCCGGTGTTGAAGGGCCGGAACGTGTTCGGCCGGCACGTCAACCGCGCCGCCCGGATCGAGCCGGTGACCACGCCGGGGTGTGCGTACGCGAGCGAGCAGTGCGCGGCCCAGCTGGCGGTCCACGCCCCGGGCCGGTTCGACTGCGACTTCGTCGGCGTCGAGCAGCTGCCGAAGGGCGGCGGCCCGCTGCCGCTGTTCCGGGTGGCCCCCGCGGCCGGGCGCGTTGCGGGCGGGCCGGCTGGCGGGTAGGGTGGGACGCAGATCGGGAGACGAGTGATGGGCGCCAGGGCGGTCTTCGTGAGCGGCACGTCCGCCGACCTCGGGTCGTACCGGGCCGAGGTCGTCCGCGTGCTGCTGCAGCGCGGCTGCCATCCGGTCGAGCAGGACCACTTCGCCCTCACCAGCCAGACGATCCTGGAGAAGCTGGAGGCGAAGGTCGCGGCGTGCGACGCGGTCGTCTGCCTGGTCGGGATCGCCTACGGCGCGGAGCCGTCGCCGCCCCCGTCGGGGCAGCCGCGCCGGTCGTTCACCCAGTGGGAGTACCACTTCGCCCGGGCGCACCGGAAGCCGGTGTACATCCTCCTCGCCGCCGCGAACACGGAGTTCGACGAGAGGCCGAAGGAGTCGCAGGGCGCCCGCGACCTTCAGCGCCGCCACCGGGCCGAGCTGGAGCGGCTGAACCAGGACACCGCGACGTTCTCCGACCGCGCCGAACTGGCGCAGCACGTCGCCCTGCTCGAATTCCCGCCGCCGCGGTCGCGCGGTCGCAGGGCGGTCGCGGCGGCCGGCGTGCTCGCCGTCGCCGTCGTCGTCGGGCTGGTGGCGTGGGCACCCTGGCGGGCGCCGGCCGGCGCCGTCGCTGCCGCGCGGCCGCCGGTGCGCGACCGGTACGACCCCGGGCTGGCGCCTGAGGCGGTGGCGTCGGAGTCGGCCGCGTACGACCGGCTCGCCGAACTCGTCGCCGGGCACCTCGCCGCGACCGGGGCCGACGGACTCCGCTGCGATGGATTCGCCGACTTCACCGGTGAGCGGTCGCACCAGGGGCCCGGCATCGAGTTCCAACTCACACCCCGCCTCCTGGCACGCGGGGTCCGCGTCCGCGACGCTGACCGCGGTCCGGTCCTCGCCGGCGCCTACACCGTCGCCGCGATCGACAGCCCGACGCTGAAGGGGAAGAAGTTCTTGGGGCCCATCATCCAGGCGTCGGTGTACCCCGCCGGCGCGGACGCGCCGTCGTTCCGGGTGGCCGTCGGGGTGCCCGAGCCGCTGGCCGCCGCCCGGTTCCGCGGGACGGTAGTGGGCGACGTCGGGGCCGGGTCGTCGCTCTACGCCCGGCAGGCCCAGGTCGAGAAGGCCGCCACCCCGGTGCTCGACCTCGGCGGCGCCCGCGCCGGGGGCGCGAGCCCGTTCGCCCTCGCCCTCGTCCGCCGCGGCAGCGCCACCCCGTTCCCGCTCCGGCTGACGGACGGCCGGGCGTGGGCCACGATGGCTAAGGGGGACGAGTTCGCCATCCGCCTCACGAACCGCGCCGCATACGACGCTGCGGTCGAGGTCACCGTGGACGGCGAGAACGTGGTCGACGGCAGTGACCCCAAACTCCGGTGCGTGCGGGTGCCGGCCGGCGGGGAGCGGGACGTGGAGGGGTGGTACACCCACGGCGACGGTGGGGCCGGGACGAACAAGGCGTTCGTCGTCACCGAGTTCGAGCGGTCGGTCGCGGGCGAGCGCAAGCAGACGGAAGGGGTTGGGGTCGTCTCGGCCTACTTCCACGCGGCCTGGGAGGGCGCCCCGCCGGCCGACGAGCGCGGCACCGAGGCCCGGAGCGTGCCCACCTACGGGATCGGCCGCGGGGAGGCGACGGCCGTAGTCGCGCAGGTGCGTGAGATGCAGGTCGGCCGGCGGCGGGCGTCGCTGCACGTCCGCTACGCGGTGGACGAGTAGGCGGCTCGGCGGAACAACGGGAGGCTCGTCATGCCCAGGGCCGTTCTGGTGACCGCGGCGGTGGTCCTCGTCGCCGCTGCCGGAGGGCTGTACCTCGCCCTCCGCCCCATCGGTGGGCCCGGCGACGCGCCCGCGCCCGAACCCGCGCCGGTCGCGGTGGTCGCACCCGCCGCGCGACCCGACCCCGCGCCGGCCCGCCGGCCGATGACCATCGAGCTCGTCGGCCAGGCCTCGACACCGGCAAACGTGCCCGGGGCGGCTCCGCGCCCTGCGGCCCCGCCCCGCATGCTGACGGTCGGCGCGCGGGTCACCGCCGTCGCCTTCCACCCGACGCAGCCGACCGAACTCGCCGTGTCCACCACGACCGGGGAAGCGGTCGCCTGGAACCTCGCGACCGGCGGCCGCGGGCGGGTGCTGTCGAAACACGCGGGGCAGGCGACGGCCGTGGCCTACAGTCCGAAGGGGGAAACCGTCCTGACGGCCGCCGGGGACCGGGTGAAGGCCGACCTGACGCCCGAGGAGATTCTCAAGGACGTGGGCGAGGACGACGCGCTGGAGCACGTCGAGACCGAGCGCGGCGTGATGATCCGCAACCCCGGACCGTCGGTCGGGCTGTCCGACATGCTCCGCGGCGACGGCAGGGGGGACTTCTCCGCCATCCTGTCCGAGCACGCCACCGGCAAGCAGTTGCGGCGCGTCGTAGGGCACGACGCCGGCGTGCTGGCCGCCGCGTACGCGGCCGACGGCAAGCGGTTCGCCACCGCCGCCGGGGACGGCAAGGTGGTGTTGTGGAACGCCCACACCGGACGGCCGGTCCGCGACCTCGTCGGGCACCGCGGCCCGGTCCTCGCGACCACCTTCACCCCCGACGGGCGCCGGCTCCTGACCGGCGGGATCGACCGCACCGCCGTCCTGTGGGACGTGGCCGAGGGGAAGCCGGCGGTCACCCTGGGCGGGCACGCGAACCGGGTCGCCGGCGTCGCCGTCAGCCCCGACGGCCTCCTCGCCGCGACCGGGTCGGTCGAGCAGCCGACGGCCGAGACGCCGGCCGGCCGAAAGGAGTCGCGGTACGGAAAGCAGCACGGTACGGCGACCCTGTGGGACCTGACGACCGGCGAGCGGGTGCGCGGGTTCGTCGGCCACGACCACCTGGTCGCCGCGCTCGCCTTCGGCCCCGACGGGCGCGTGCTGGTGACCGGGTCGTGGGACGGCACCGCGGCGGCGTGGGAGGTCCACACCGGGCGGCG carries:
- a CDS encoding RyR domain-containing protein codes for the protein MTYTPRPLDTSAVELTPDVLALSERPAEHAHDMWALSSTGADSARPPAASYHEGC
- a CDS encoding tetratricopeptide repeat-containing protein; protein product: MTDRVVELLGRRYPSHHHLLRVARQWNRGSDPADLDAAGDLLAAITAPDRYPTALHLWFERAFNLIRRGRPADAEDLLADVDRRFGGRLDEDTYCLWARLPKDRGHIHLDDGLSRPAGDPGRNLAFELADEQYATAAGRYRRACEPPGSGYPAVNVAFLVFVRAALALARGRLPASEALAAEARQRAEALLAPDLARARRQADDHIWHLATRGEAAAILGRWDDAVAHYHVAASHPDAQPHHPQSMGGQLRRVTQAHGLLGQPVPADLHGRLPPLSPFLRPTAGD
- a CDS encoding NUDIX domain-containing protein, encoding MRTSVAGLALIRRGRPAEYLAQWSDTWQRLALVGGHVEGGESIRECCVREVEEELGLAAGTDFRVAAAPVAPTCEYRAQSGSAGVETLYRVELYDTELLTTRAAAAVAADPANRWLTLPEILRGAAADGRPVSAQVETVFRLAGVIPDRPRDFRGSTVPTVVWTHRAERRLQDHLIRAEGSAAGLAHTLADYDGRIAAAFPNATAVLALDVYAGFRPRPGEVILRVDVRDDREPGTYIVKLAAHDRLAQELGAWAACRPVGFRADAVFMALEPRFHANTPTQLAALAYQDAGPHIGVDEVITLEVAVLRAVRLGSPDLRSVLQSLDQLFAQLGRVLYTATRPADPDAAGVALNPLRGGPRRRLSDALARWESAADAVEVRQQVGAAFPPECDRYLDPVDYAKFLEAEVADGESPDQILPRTLRGRAHGDLHGRNVLVGVEDNQAGSPALFDYEHASCDNLVGWDFVKLETELKVRAAAALHPTGTLAEFAAVVEAFETRLAAATRDAHESGVWIDAVSSDATRIGWDRLAAVVLAIRRHAATHLGLRPNRVHEWLKEYDYLLTCYGLTTVGFENQTPRERAAALVSAGVAAVQYERTRPGGVA
- a CDS encoding NUDIX domain-containing protein; its protein translation is MAEPFPVVDVAVVLIADPRGERLLADFNPDWGSFTLPMSKVAVLPPASPGAAPTAESPARAAARAAAEVFGRPVDAAALVKLHAEVPPYQQSGRDGEWKRYRYHLFASRVGAEPRPLPGHVAVWLTPAEFTDHEPVSETARHVLAVMSLADVRRAVGM
- a CDS encoding LysR family transcriptional regulator, which translates into the protein MAATKNVLSPELCRTFVALVRHEGSVTAAARELGLNEASVSKRLRPLARGCPPAVPRPWLAKRGKRFVTTDEGRRMLTAATEAAAGWDRFAALAAADREPAVTVACGHEAAGGIVLAAAARFRREHPAAAVRVVVARGRARVEGVAVGRFDLALVTDTPAAVREVARRPVLVEALAEDELVAACAIRSDWAAAFADAARPVTAVEAVGWTLVLPEGDSAVRRRWDELVRRRVPTAAPRVAVEAGGWRVLAGYVAAGFGVGLLPRSVAAGLGVRVRVRALAADLRPSNRVYVVRLADAGERAELIDAFRAALGGAAGPD